Genomic segment of Ammospiza nelsoni isolate bAmmNel1 chromosome 2, bAmmNel1.pri, whole genome shotgun sequence:
TTGGCATGTGATCCTCTTTTGCAGCCTTTAATCCAGTACTAATCACAGTGTGATAGGTGGGAAAGGCAATGGTGCCTTATAAAGTGCAGACACTGCATACACTCTAGCACTGTATTTCCACAATATTGTGGGATATATTAAAGTGAGTCTACATGGAACATGGAAAAATAGCGATCTCTAATATGCTTGCAGCCatgtgaaagaagaaaagatgtaGGTTTCTGTTGCATGGAAAGTTAATCAGACTAGTTTTTGGAAGCATAAAAACATATAGAGATATAAAGGCCTTTAAGTTACTGAATTCAGGTTTATGATTAGGCTCTTCCATGACTTCTCTCGTGAGCCCTCCAAACAGAAAGATTAATTCAAACATTTGCATCTCCCAAACCTCTCATTTTTTCTGTGGATCTTTTCCAGGGCCACTTTGCCGGGCTTCTTTCAACAGGCCTAAGTAAAAGTCACCCTGACAGTGGGAACAGGTGTCTCCCCTCTATTTTTGTAATGATCCTGTCCAGCACTAGACAAGGTAGCAGACAGACTTTCTCTGGAGCAGCACCCATAATTATTTTCATGAGGGTTTTTTGAAGCCTTGCTCTCTGTAGGTTAAGGTGAAATTATTCTCTCAGTAGCCAGTTAGCtcctaaattaattttgaaatgatTTATCTATCCAAATCTTTCCTTGCCACTACAGTTCATTTTTTAGGGCATTCTCAGACCcatacaaataaaatattaattcatgATTCAAGATGCCTATCTATTTCCTCAGTTGGTATTACTTGTAGTAGCTAAGAATGTTTTAGATCAGAAAAATACTTCTAGTATTATTCTTTATCTGACTCCAAAACCAAAGTGCAGTGGTAGGGGAAATAAAGTACCTAATCTCTGTGAAGTTATTTGTAAAACAGTCTTTTTAGCTTTTAGAACAAGAATGCAAGCAGACATATTTGACTGTGTTATGAAGGGAAATTTTTTCTGAATACCAACACTATCTATGTTGCATTTTAGTTCCTCATCCACAACAGAGAGATGGAGAACATAAACAGACACAAAGGTAATACTGGGATTCAGGACTCTTGATCCTTGCAATTATACATTTTGTACCAGTCCTGAGAAGTTGATCTTTTTGTATATGTACATGTCTGCTGTAGATGTCTAGAGGAGTTTTTCATTTAAGTGATAAATACAGGTAAATTGAAGTTAAAAGTTTACATATACACATGGAATTGAAATCTATTGCATCCAACAGAGGAATGTTGGGCAATGTTTCCAGGTTCTCCTCAATGTATCACAAACCCATCATTTATTTTAAGATCTGATGTTAACAAAGGCACTGCTTggtaaaagaaatatttactcTTTCTCTAAACTAGAATGTTTCTccaacagcaggaaaagccaagGGCTAAAGCAAGCAAAGCACTCCTGAACCCATGACAACTCCATGTAACATACATATCCTTGCTTTGAAGTCTCATAACTTGGCAAAGCTAGAAAAGGCAGTTTTGGCTCAGTGGCAAATATGGTTACCTATGTTATCTCAACAGACCATAAACCGTGTATTAAAGCAGCTGTAGTTTTAAACAGAAAGATGTTGATATTGTGTTCCATTGTGCTCCACATATATTCTTTAAACATTTTCTCACTGAACCCTATGTTTCTGTATGCACAGCTAGTGATGCCTCTGATTTACCAAGAGACAAGGGATTACAGCAATTAGCCTCAGTGAAGTACAGAAAGACTTTCTGACAAAACCCCAGATTTAATTTCTTATAGTAGTATGTGAGATCTAGAAAATCTGTGGCAGTGTGTGTAATGTCCGGGCCTGGACCTACTGGTGCCGCTCCACCAGTAGTGAATTTGCCCTAACCTCACCATTACTTTAGCTTAATCTGTAAACCCCATATCTGTAAAACCTACAGGGGGATGCCCTTTCTTAGTAGATATAGTTTTTCTTATGACCAATTAGTTTCCTCTCTTACACTTAATGTTGCCTGATCAGCTTGCAGGGTACAATGAATGCTCACCATTTCCTTGGATGGATGCAAGATGCCTTTTACTCCAAGAGAAATGAACTTGTTTCTGCACCCTGCACAGTTAGGCCCCTATTTGGGATCTATATTTTTCTGCAGGGACTCAACTTCAGTGCAGTAAGGCTAGGAAGTGTTCAGTGACACCAGCTCCCTGGATAAGCCTTCCTTCCTGTTTATCCTGGGGCCTGGCAGGCTGGTAAACAAAACATGGTTGTGAAGGGCTTTCTGTGTCTCCACACGCAAGCCAAAGGGAAGCACTCTTACCTGTGTGTACAAACATGTGCTTGACGTAGTTCTGTTTGGCGGTGAAAGTCTTGTTACAGAGAGTGCACTCATAAGGCTTTTTTTCGCCTTGCCCACCCGCAGTGCTGTGGCCCGCAGATGGGGCCAagggctgcggggctggcagctgggcagtAAAGGTTGACAGGCCGGGCTGGGACACTGTCACAAACTGTGTCTGTTGGCCAGCTAAAGGCTGGGGCAGGCTGAAGAGAAAAGGCTTAGGGCCACTGCCAGCAGACTGTGTGGTGAAAAGGGCAGGCAGGTAGGTGTTGCCAGCTGTGCCAATGACCTGAGTGTTGCTGGTCAGAGTCAGTGGCATCCTCAGATTGCTGGTGAGGGTTTCTGTCTGGCGTAAGTAGATCTGTGTGGTTGGCAATGGTTGGGCAACAGATGTGTTGACAGAAGGCTGCAAAGCCCCCTTTTCGGTGCTGTTATTGACTGTGAGCACTTTGCTGTCCATTTCAACGTCATTGCTTCTCTCTGGTGAGGAAGAGTTGGCATCTAcatgttgctgctgctgctgcggctgAGTGCCATCAGCAGGAACATCATTTTGATCTGCTTGAGTAGGTTCTTGCTGCCCATCCCGGCCCAGACCAGCTATAAACTGCTGCTCCATGGAATCAGGCTCAGTGCCAATGGAGGAACTGACACCCGAGTCAAAACTCTCCCCTTTGGGCTCGCTCTCAGTGCCTTCTGCTTGGTCAGTGTCCTCAGTGCATTCCTCAGACTCATTGCGCTCAAGGATCTGCACCCTCTGTTGGCCGTAGTAGTCATAGTCATCCTCCATCTCCTGTTTAATATGGATGTTGCCCATCAGGGTTTGGATTCGGACAGGGCGGGGTTGCTTCCGGCAGTGTGTGGTCTCTGGAGTGGTGGAGAGGTACCGCTCCATCTGCTGCGACCGTTCATGGATCCGGGTAATCCAGCTGGGGTCTTCTATGTGATGGTCCCTGGGGAGTCCCAGGGCTGTCTCATGGTGGCTGACCACAGCTCCACTGTAAAATGAGCGCTCCCCGCTGCCATTTTGCATGGAACAGGCATAGAGGGCTGAATAGATCCTGTCCACACTGTGCTGTGAATGGCTCTGCAGGTAGCCAGACTCTGTGTCAGTGCTCTGCCCCGAGGTGCCTGATTCAGGTGTCCCCCTGGGTGTCTCTTGGCCAGAATCCTGAATCACTGGGTAGACATCACCCACATTTTGTGAGACAATCCTTGTGCACTCATCAATCACAGTCTTGATCTGCAGGATGCTGGCGGCTGTGAGGATTTGGAGGGCCTCTGACTGGGAGACCCGCAGCACCCCGCTGTACATGAAGTCAATGAGCTTTTGCACAGACTGGACCGACACCACTGAGGGGATCTCGATGTCGCTGtagcccagcagcagcttgtcCTGGAAGAAGGGGCTGCCAGCCGCCAGCACGCAGCGGTGGGCGCGCAGCATGCTCCCGTGGATGCGGACCGTCACGTCACAGAAGTGGCCACGGTTGCGCTGCTCGTTGAGGGTCTCGAGCACAGAATTGCTGAAGTTGTGAAGGTTGATGCTATGAATGCGCTCTGTCATCCCCTTGCAACTGATGTTACCTGGAGCAAAGCAGGtgacaaaagcaaacaaaaaaaaagaacagaatgaGTCTTGTCCTCTGCAGGGCCAGAGTGAGAGCGCTGGCAAAGGTAACTTCCCACTGTGTAAACAAAACTGATCGCACTGGAAAAACCACACACAGAGGCATCGGCAAGAACACATCATTTTGTAAGGCTACAAATAAACTTCCCTACTCATTTCCAGAAGCTCAAGTCCTGAATCTTTGGACAAAACCAAATGAAGACAGGTGTAGCTGGACCTGAATTCCAACCATACTCCTGAGTTTTGGACTTCTATCAGTTTCTCTGGCTTTAAAAAGCTTAGAGCCAGCCAATTGTAAACACTGAGCACACGGATTAAAGCTGGATTTTAGGCTGTGGATTGGATTTATGCCAGAAGAGATCAGAATCTGTAACGACCCTAAGTTGTTAATGCAAAGATTCAATGCAATGATTTCAGTCTAGATTGGTATTTTAAGGAATTTAGATCATGTGTTTCAGAGTATAGTTACTTGTATCAAAAAAACTGGCAGTCACTTTGTAAAATCCAAGTCTGGTTCAAGATTTAAGCTGTAAATGTTCCTAAAATCCCACGCAGAGTTTTGTCTGGGGTTGTGGTTTAGAACATTTGCTACCCAATAGTGACAAACAGTTCTCTGAAAGAACCCAAGGCAAGAATTTAACATGAGCTGTCCCCTTCATTTTTAGCATATCCCAAGTTCTGACTTGCACCAGACCGCCATCATATAAAAACAAATGTTCTCCTGCTGTTATTTACTTGACAGAAACTAGAAAATTACAGACATTTACTCCAAGGAAGATTTTGTCTTAGTTTGACTGAATAATCTAAATAGAGAACAGTTTAGAAAAGCATCTAACCAATTTGGATACAGAGCTAACATAATCAAAATTTACAAGTGACTAAAAAGAAATTTCCTAATTTCCCAATCCATCTTCATCTTGCTTGCTTTGGTTTCAATGCTTTcccatttcctttcctgttctTTACCAAATTTTTATCTATTTGGATTTTGACAGGCAGAAACTATGGTTTCGCATTTTAATGATAAAGTATCAATTGTCCCTTGaatggtaaataaataaaacactaTTAATAATTCTTTTAAGCATTTCTAGTACATGTGGCACCTTGGTTTCTAGAAAATTAGGGAAAGTAATGCTAAATCACCACTGGTATTACAGGCATTTTGTCATGCATATTCCCACCAAAGATCTAACCACTATTGCCACAATAACTTGGTAATGTGTGAGCATCCAAAAATAGAAGTTGGTAAGTGTGAGTAAATTAAACTAGCTTATTGTCACTGTCTAACAAATGTAAGAGCAAATAAATAGCACTGGAAGCAGTTGACAGGCATACACAGGCCTTTTAGCCCAGCAATGTCTCTCTGCCCCACCTGAAGGAATGCTTTACATCTCACCCACAGGCAGTTGAACACTTCTCACTGCAATTTGCAGGCAAATATGGCatgttccctgctctgcctttttttccccatttattcACTACCAACATCTCAACATCTCAAGCACCCTCTCTTCTGGTGGTTCCAAGAGAAACCACCAGGGACACAAGCGGTTATTTTAATTCTCTGAAGTAGCTGATGATTAAAGGGAAGCACAAAGGTCAGGAACTGGAAACCACAAAGGGGCCAAGTTATCTGAAGAAGTCCCATGTTAACAGATGTAAACCAACATGTACCAGAAGGTTACTAATTTCCACATGTGATTAGCATGCTGAGGGTATGCTCACATAGAAGAAACAAGGAGGAAATCACTAACACCCGATGGAGGTTGTGAAATACATCTGTCTTGTTCATAAGCTTAGCCAGGAAACCTGAACTTCTTTCTCTAATGGGACTGACCATAGGACTAGAAAAATGTCGTAGGAACTGGGAGACCTTCCTTCAAGGGCATTGTAACTATTATCACACAAAATAATGTAGAGAAGAGACgtatttcctcctccttcctgatACAGTAATTCTCCAGAGGCCTCCAGGGCAGTTCCAGATGCTTCCTTGTCAAACATGTCAGACCATACAAGAATCCAAAATCCAGCATGTATTTAGACACAAAGTCAGAATCCTTGGCAAAAACTTCATAGAGGTGGGGCAACAGAAGGGTGGAAAATTATTGATAAATAGGTGACACCTCTTTTCAAGACTTACTACAGGCCATAGCAAGTGACTGTACAGCTACCCACTATCTTTGAGTAGTACCAGTGACTACCTGGTTTGCTCCTGGGACTCACTTTCACAGAAAGACATCTCTGTGTTCAGGTCTGTCAAAGGAGGTATTTGATAATAAGAAGAAATACGCAGCAGTCTAACCCAATAACCCAAAATCCTATCTTGAATACGCACAATGTGGACTGTTCTACACACACCAGAGATGCTACAGACAGGTCACTTGATTTGAGAAAAGAAATCTACTTTGTTACTATGCTCCTTGgcagataaaattaattttgtgagCAGAACTCTGAAAAATGCATCCTTAGTGTTACAGATGGTAATGAGATGACTGCCTGCCACAATTAAGGGAtaactattgtgtgaatattaagaaaagctttagtgatgtaCAGTTATGTTTTTAtagtttagatgtcctctgttctccgCACGGTTCCCTTTCCCCCGCCCCCCCCGTGTTGTGACCATCAGACAGCCAGGGCTGTCTAGGACAGAAGCTGTGCCATGTGCCCCTTGCATgggcagctgggaatggaaaagcttggcgCTTAGGGGGCAGCATGGCAACACCTCACCTCCAATCGAGTCACAAGACAGCAGTCTCCACcgataaatggcaaagaagaactgactgacagactttgggaggggccagggctggctgatgcaacccccaggggtataaaacACTGAGCAGCCATCTTGAAGATGCGCTGGCCATGTGGTGTCTATGATGgcagttcccagtgctgcagctttttccttctgtagtcctttgttgtatttttgttaacgtttaataaacctttttaaattttcaaagtgagcagttgtttctcacgCTTAGGACAACTCCTTTCCAGAAAGGTGTGACATGCATCATGAGACTGAATGACTTCCTGGGAATGTGAATTCTGCCATTTACCCACAAATCATGTACAGAAAGGAGGAAGGGCAAGGTTCATCTATAAGTTTCAACAGCCCTTCTCAGGTCCTGGCTGTGGGAATCAAGAGTAGTATAGCCACAGAGTATTTGGTCCTGTCATAGTTTAACATGGGATGAATTTAGGGAAATCCTTAGCAAACTTAATGAAAACAGGCAGTTGAAATTGATCCtggctacaaaaaaaaaagatttacaTGCATTTCCAAGAGTGATGTGAATAGCTCTCCTACAGGAACTGAACTAGGATGCTCCTTGTGGTGTAGGAGCTGGTCTGAAAGCCAACTGAGCCACTTCATAAATGGCATTATTTTTTACTGATATTAGAGTTTGCCCTAAAAAGATCCTCTCATTGTTGGAACATCTACCACTTCTTCAACTGAGAAGCAACTGAAATGTACTCCTTGAGTAGAAAGAAGAGGTGTGGTTGGAAGAGATACACaataaatagtaaaaaaaagcTAATACAGATTTTGAGGATGATTTTTCTAGGCCACCTTCCTTGACATTCAACACTGTAAACTATATTTATCCCAAGTCCaggcaaagaaataatttgcatAAGTGTCAGAACCACTACTACACAAGCCACATCAGTATAAAGAGCAGTTTTAACAAATTCCAGGGATTGGTCTGTAGCAAAACCTGCTGGTCAAGGCAGATCCTTTCCCTCTTTGCAT
This window contains:
- the ZBTB20 gene encoding zinc finger and BTB domain-containing protein 20 — its product is MTERIHSINLHNFSNSVLETLNEQRNRGHFCDVTVRIHGSMLRAHRCVLAAGSPFFQDKLLLGYSDIEIPSVVSVQSVQKLIDFMYSGVLRVSQSEALQILTAASILQIKTVIDECTRIVSQNVGDVYPVIQDSGQETPRGTPESGTSGQSTDTESGYLQSHSQHSVDRIYSALYACSMQNGSGERSFYSGAVVSHHETALGLPRDHHIEDPSWITRIHERSQQMERYLSTTPETTHCRKQPRPVRIQTLMGNIHIKQEMEDDYDYYGQQRVQILERNESEECTEDTDQAEGTESEPKGESFDSGVSSSIGTEPDSMEQQFIAGLGRDGQQEPTQADQNDVPADGTQPQQQQQHVDANSSSPERSNDVEMDSKVLTVNNSTEKGALQPSVNTSVAQPLPTTQIYLRQTETLTSNLRMPLTLTSNTQVIGTAGNTYLPALFTTQSAGSGPKPFLFSLPQPLAGQQTQFVTVSQPGLSTFTAQLPAPQPLAPSAGHSTAGGQGEKKPYECTLCNKTFTAKQNYVKHMFVHTGEKPHQCSICWRSFSLKDYLIKHMVTHTGVRAYQCSICNKRFTQKSSLNVHMRLHRGEKSYECYICKKKFSHKTLLERHVALHSATNGTPGATGTGARAVPAGVVACTEGTTYVCSVCPAKFDQIEHFNDHMRMHVSDG